A single Terriglobales bacterium DNA region contains:
- a CDS encoding FecR family protein — MRPIRALFVALVVLLAAGLPAAQTPEPATLVAGSATIDDIKGEVTVQPPNAAAAKPQRGQVLAPETILEIRKGSALLHLEDGSQVLIRKNSRVVVKAPEGALARLIDLLLGRVYAKVRKRTGSAPSFRMGTPTAVITVRGTEFDVSVNEKGKTRVEVHDGLVAVASLLAPDRPVLLRPGFHTTVQRDQLPERPDRSYLFDDDQRRTPGRESERGERDSERQGTEKPEDPD; from the coding sequence ATGAGACCGATACGCGCGCTTTTCGTCGCGCTCGTGGTGCTGCTCGCCGCGGGCCTGCCCGCGGCCCAGACCCCCGAACCCGCAACACTCGTCGCGGGCTCCGCGACCATCGACGACATCAAGGGCGAGGTGACCGTGCAGCCGCCCAACGCCGCCGCCGCCAAGCCGCAGCGCGGCCAGGTGCTCGCGCCCGAGACCATCCTCGAGATCCGCAAGGGGAGCGCCCTGCTTCATCTCGAAGACGGCTCCCAGGTCCTCATCCGCAAGAACAGCCGCGTGGTCGTGAAGGCTCCTGAAGGCGCCCTCGCGCGCCTCATCGACCTGCTGCTCGGCCGTGTGTACGCCAAGGTCCGCAAGCGCACCGGCAGCGCGCCTTCGTTCCGCATGGGCACTCCGACAGCGGTCATCACCGTGCGCGGCACCGAGTTCGATGTCTCGGTGAACGAGAAAGGGAAGACCCGCGTCGAGGTCCATGACGGGCTCGTCGCCGTCGCGTCGCTCCTCGCGCCCGATCGGCCGGTGTTGCTGCGCCCCGGCTTCCACACCACCGTGCAGCGCGACCAGTTGCCGGAACGCCCGGACCGCAGCTATCTGTTCGACGACGATCAGCGGCGCACCCCCGGTCGCGAGTCAGAGCGTGGAGAGCGCGACTCCGAGCGCCAGGGAACCGAGAAGCCGGAGGACCCCGACTAG
- a CDS encoding CHASE2 domain-containing protein: MAATRRFPRRRTGRRDLILAVSLFLLVSALSLLPLAREWQLRVDDTYFRAAPQPPQRSPVVLVLIDDDSLQRYGRWPWSRTRLAELTERIHIAGARVIGLDILLAEPQTPEADRALAAALARSGGTAVLVDKIGRFPDGPRWIEPLPAFAEHAAVGHAQAVLDLDGVCRRFPPLQLTPEGARWAFPVEVARLADPARTGRYLRAYGIAERESPGSIAIAQPVLVPIAYRRADFHRISAAAVLEGADLGAVRDRTVLVGFGPTELGDRIATPFSGELPTPGVEVHAQMLDGILTGRSLFDLPWWVNALFLFATCLTIVTLSRHAVGWRVLPALAAATAAFYLFGLGVFLFGSRLLSFGAPLLAIVLGPLLAYSADLLVVERSVARQLEELQRWLEARHAKPAGRHPNDLFWRLAVLRRLQIELGSAYELHQALLESTADPVAVFDPQGELLLRNRAFAAAFPQEPPLDLARLRAELALGAGVTEAEVEVRDELYALHLVPMLPTTLSPAGGTIVRLASLRTRLERDRARAEALGFVTHELRTPLVAIQGFAQLMLEHPGVPAAASAPGTILLESRRLLELINSYLDVLRLETGARPLRLEEVSLGAVAQRIVDLLQPLADSAGMRLSLAVSAACTVRGDVSLLSGAVLNLVSNALKYADPGTDIRIVCSHESDDAVLGVYNRGREIPPELVPRLFDPFYRTAAAESAAPGTGLGLTFVQRILEQHGGTVRAATMRGETLFEIRLPLAVALAAKGIA, encoded by the coding sequence ATGGCCGCCACCCGCCGATTCCCGCGACGCCGCACCGGAAGGCGCGACCTCATCCTGGCGGTATCGCTCTTCCTGCTGGTAAGCGCGCTCAGCCTGCTGCCGCTGGCGCGCGAGTGGCAGCTGCGCGTCGACGACACCTACTTCCGCGCCGCGCCGCAGCCGCCGCAGCGCTCGCCGGTCGTGCTCGTCCTCATCGACGACGACAGCCTGCAGCGCTACGGCCGTTGGCCGTGGTCACGCACCCGGCTCGCTGAGCTGACGGAAAGGATCCACATCGCCGGCGCGCGCGTCATCGGACTGGACATTCTGCTGGCCGAGCCGCAGACCCCGGAAGCCGACCGCGCGCTCGCCGCGGCGCTGGCGCGCAGTGGCGGCACGGCCGTGCTGGTGGACAAGATCGGCCGCTTTCCCGACGGGCCTCGCTGGATCGAGCCTCTGCCGGCCTTCGCGGAGCACGCCGCCGTCGGGCACGCGCAAGCCGTGCTGGACCTCGACGGTGTCTGCCGCCGCTTCCCGCCGCTGCAGCTCACGCCCGAAGGCGCGCGTTGGGCCTTTCCCGTGGAGGTCGCGCGCCTCGCCGACCCCGCGCGCACGGGGCGCTACCTGCGCGCTTACGGCATCGCCGAGCGGGAATCGCCCGGCTCGATCGCCATCGCGCAGCCGGTACTGGTGCCCATCGCCTACCGCCGCGCCGACTTCCACCGCATCTCCGCCGCCGCCGTGCTGGAAGGCGCAGACCTGGGGGCGGTGCGCGACCGCACGGTGCTGGTCGGCTTCGGCCCCACCGAGCTCGGCGACCGCATCGCTACTCCCTTCAGCGGCGAGCTGCCCACGCCCGGCGTCGAGGTCCACGCCCAGATGCTCGACGGCATCCTCACCGGGCGCTCCCTGTTCGACCTGCCGTGGTGGGTGAACGCGCTGTTCCTGTTCGCCACCTGCCTGACGATCGTCACGCTCTCGCGCCACGCGGTCGGGTGGCGTGTCTTGCCGGCGCTCGCGGCCGCCACCGCCGCGTTCTACCTGTTCGGGCTCGGGGTCTTCCTGTTCGGCTCGCGCCTGCTTTCCTTCGGGGCGCCGCTGCTCGCGATCGTGCTCGGGCCGCTGCTGGCCTACAGCGCCGACCTCCTGGTGGTGGAGCGCAGCGTCGCGCGCCAGCTCGAGGAGCTGCAGCGCTGGCTGGAAGCGCGCCATGCCAAGCCTGCCGGCCGGCATCCCAACGACCTCTTCTGGCGGCTGGCGGTGCTGCGTCGGCTGCAGATCGAGCTGGGCTCGGCCTACGAATTGCACCAGGCATTGTTGGAGTCCACCGCCGACCCGGTCGCGGTCTTCGACCCGCAGGGAGAGCTCCTGCTCCGCAATCGCGCGTTCGCCGCCGCCTTCCCGCAGGAGCCGCCGCTGGACCTTGCCCGCTTGCGCGCGGAGCTCGCGCTGGGAGCCGGCGTCACGGAGGCCGAAGTCGAAGTGCGCGACGAACTCTACGCCTTGCACCTCGTGCCGATGCTGCCCACCACGCTCTCGCCGGCGGGCGGCACTATCGTGCGCTTGGCTAGCCTGCGCACGCGGCTGGAGCGCGACCGCGCGCGCGCCGAGGCGCTGGGCTTCGTCACGCACGAGCTGCGCACGCCGCTCGTCGCCATCCAGGGATTCGCGCAGCTGATGCTCGAGCATCCTGGGGTCCCGGCGGCGGCCTCGGCGCCCGGGACCATCCTGCTCGAGTCGCGCCGCCTGCTCGAGCTCATCAACAGCTACCTCGACGTGTTGCGGCTCGAGACCGGCGCGCGTCCCCTGCGGCTGGAAGAAGTGTCGCTCGGCGCGGTAGCGCAGCGCATCGTGGACCTGCTGCAACCGCTCGCCGATTCCGCCGGGATGCGCCTCTCGCTGGCCGTCTCCGCCGCCTGCACGGTGCGGGGCGACGTCTCGCTGCTCTCCGGCGCGGTGCTGAACCTGGTGAGCAATGCGCTCAAGTACGCTGATCCCGGCACCGACATCCGCATCGTCTGCTCGCATGAGAGCGACGACGCCGTGCTCGGCGTCTACAACCGCGGCCGCGAGATCCCGCCCGAGTTGGTGCCGCGCCTCTTCGACCCGTTTTACCGCACCGCCGCGGCGGAGAGCGCCGCGCCCGGCACCGGGCTGGGACTCACGTTCGTGCAACGCATCCTCGAACAGCATGGCGGCACGGTGCGTGCTGCCACCATGCGCGGCGAGACGCTGTTCGAGATCCGGCTGCCGCTAGCCGTCGCGCTCGCCGCGAAAGGAATCGCATGA
- a CDS encoding sigma-54 dependent transcriptional regulator, whose amino-acid sequence MRALRVLLVDDEPNTCAYIKAALTAEGHDCHDFLRPAPAEQFLAANEVDLALIDVYLGDVSGLDLVRRLRSIQPDLYCVVMTAHISVETAARSTAEGAIDYVAKPLSLEQLRAVCESAGAYRRRRAAATVVPEAGPQGSAIIGKSPKMLEVYKIIARVAPSNMHVLITGPSGSGKELVARAIHQHSRRARAPFTAVNCGALTETLLESELFGHEKGAFTGAAAIHKGLVETTDQGTLFLDEITDTTLSFQGKLLRVIQEQQVRRVGSSRLIPVDVRVFAASNRDMLACIREGRFREDLYYRLNAVHIEVPALAERREDVALLVRHFLQQFNERNERNVSIEAAAVERLAALDWPGNVRELENTIHRLAVFAATGRITSADVEREAARLQEPAALSPKAPRPDRLLEMEREHIARVLAESRGNKSEAARRLGVERKTLYKKARRLGIDLHSPEKH is encoded by the coding sequence ATGCGTGCCCTGCGCGTCTTGCTCGTCGACGACGAGCCGAACACGTGCGCTTACATCAAGGCGGCGCTCACCGCCGAGGGGCACGACTGCCACGACTTCCTGCGCCCCGCGCCGGCGGAGCAATTCCTCGCTGCGAACGAGGTCGACCTTGCGCTCATCGACGTGTACCTCGGTGACGTCAGCGGGCTCGACCTGGTGCGCCGCCTGCGCTCCATCCAGCCCGACCTCTACTGCGTCGTGATGACCGCGCACATCAGCGTGGAGACGGCGGCGCGCTCCACCGCCGAAGGCGCCATCGACTATGTCGCCAAGCCGCTTTCGCTCGAGCAGCTGCGCGCGGTCTGCGAGAGCGCCGGCGCTTATCGCCGCCGCCGCGCGGCCGCGACCGTCGTGCCGGAGGCGGGTCCGCAGGGCTCGGCCATCATCGGCAAGAGCCCCAAGATGCTCGAGGTCTACAAGATCATCGCGCGCGTCGCGCCCAGCAACATGCACGTGCTCATCACCGGGCCCAGCGGTAGCGGCAAGGAGCTCGTGGCGCGCGCCATCCACCAGCACTCGCGCCGCGCGCGCGCCCCGTTCACGGCGGTCAACTGCGGTGCGCTCACCGAGACGCTGCTCGAGAGCGAGCTCTTCGGCCACGAGAAGGGCGCGTTCACCGGCGCCGCCGCCATCCACAAGGGGCTGGTGGAGACCACCGACCAGGGAACGCTCTTCCTCGACGAGATCACCGACACCACGCTCAGCTTTCAGGGCAAGCTGCTGCGCGTGATCCAGGAACAGCAGGTGCGGCGCGTCGGCTCGAGCCGCCTCATCCCGGTCGACGTCCGCGTGTTCGCCGCCTCCAATCGCGACATGCTCGCATGCATCCGCGAGGGTCGATTCCGCGAGGACCTCTACTACCGCCTCAACGCAGTCCACATCGAGGTGCCCGCGCTCGCCGAACGCCGCGAAGACGTCGCGCTGCTGGTGCGGCACTTCCTGCAGCAGTTCAACGAGCGCAACGAGCGCAACGTCAGCATCGAAGCCGCCGCGGTCGAGCGGCTCGCCGCCCTCGACTGGCCCGGCAACGTGCGCGAGCTTGAGAACACCATCCATCGCCTCGCCGTCTTCGCTGCCACCGGGCGCATCACCAGCGCCGACGTGGAGCGGGAGGCCGCCCGGCTGCAGGAGCCCGCCGCGCTGTCCCCGAAAGCGCCTCGCCCCGACCGCCTGCTGGAGATGGAGCGCGAGCACATCGCGCGCGTGCTCGCGGAATCTCGCGGCAACAAGTCGGAGGCGGCACGCCGCCTCGGAGTCGAGCGCAAGACGCTCTACAAGAAGGCCCGCCGCCTGGGCATCGACCTGCATTCCCCGGAAAAGCACTGA
- a CDS encoding Crp/Fnr family transcriptional regulator — MATTLPAPNLSCCDRYHPPFEGLKRGTPTRCYAPGALLFHEGAGARGVYLLANGRVRLTVGSSAGKMLILGTARPGELLGASACLAGQAHATNAQALTACEARFLAREDFLRLAQSDHAFCLALTRSLSEGLHDACRGLSLLGLSRSAESRLAGVLLRMLEERGGARPASAELRLTHEAMSQMIDSSRETVSRVLSRLRRAGAIRTVGTRLTVCDPAYLHRLANGERGSGSVLRGTKELAAIDAQDLAGHALAGRPA, encoded by the coding sequence ATGGCCACAACTCTGCCAGCCCCGAACCTTTCTTGCTGTGACCGCTATCACCCGCCGTTCGAAGGCCTGAAACGCGGGACGCCGACGCGCTGCTACGCGCCAGGCGCGTTGCTGTTCCACGAGGGGGCTGGCGCGCGCGGCGTGTACCTGCTGGCGAACGGACGGGTGCGGCTGACCGTCGGCTCCTCCGCCGGAAAGATGCTGATCCTGGGAACGGCGCGGCCGGGCGAGCTGCTGGGCGCCAGCGCGTGCCTGGCCGGGCAGGCGCATGCGACCAACGCGCAGGCGCTGACGGCGTGCGAGGCGCGCTTTCTCGCGCGCGAGGATTTCCTGCGCCTGGCGCAGAGCGACCATGCGTTCTGCCTGGCGCTGACGCGGTCGCTGAGCGAGGGCCTGCACGACGCGTGCCGCGGCCTGAGCCTGCTCGGGCTCTCGCGCAGCGCGGAGTCGCGGCTGGCCGGCGTGTTGCTGCGGATGCTGGAGGAGCGCGGCGGCGCGCGGCCGGCAAGCGCCGAGCTGCGGCTCACGCACGAGGCGATGTCACAGATGATCGACAGCTCACGCGAGACGGTTTCGCGGGTGCTCTCGCGCCTGCGGCGTGCCGGCGCCATCCGGACCGTCGGGACGAGGCTGACCGTCTGCGATCCCGCCTACTTGCACCGGCTGGCGAATGGCGAGCGCGGTTCGGGGAGCGTCCTACGTGGGACCAAGGAACTGGCCGCCATCGACGCGCAGGACCTGGCCGGTCACGCGCTTGCCGGCAGGCCCGCATAG
- a CDS encoding SDR family NAD(P)-dependent oxidoreductase — translation MPQELAGQVAIVTGGSGAIGAAIVQALAAAGATAYSLDLAAPPAKLPYVHCDVRHEASVTAAVEHVAKQHGRLDIAVHAAGISRDAVVWKLTPEDWDLVQSVNLRGAFLLLRSAIPHMRQRNSGRAVLIGSINGSRGKFGTAAYSASKAGLIGMAKSVARETGRFGILVNVIEPGWVRTPLTEKVPQEIRDAALAESLVGSFLDPEDIASAVLYLCGPAGKRVTGQVLRVDGGQFLGPT, via the coding sequence ATGCCGCAGGAACTGGCGGGACAAGTCGCGATCGTCACCGGTGGCTCGGGCGCCATCGGCGCCGCCATCGTGCAAGCGCTCGCCGCGGCCGGCGCGACCGCGTATTCGCTGGATCTCGCCGCGCCGCCCGCGAAGCTCCCCTACGTGCACTGCGACGTCCGCCACGAAGCCTCGGTCACCGCGGCCGTTGAGCACGTTGCCAAGCAGCACGGCCGCCTCGACATCGCCGTCCACGCCGCCGGCATCTCGCGCGACGCGGTCGTGTGGAAGCTCACCCCGGAAGACTGGGATCTCGTACAGTCGGTCAACCTGCGCGGCGCCTTCCTCCTGCTGCGTTCCGCGATCCCCCACATGCGCCAGAGAAACAGCGGCCGCGCGGTGCTCATCGGCTCCATCAACGGCTCGCGCGGCAAGTTCGGCACGGCCGCATACTCCGCCAGCAAGGCCGGCCTCATCGGGATGGCGAAATCGGTGGCGCGCGAGACAGGCCGCTTCGGCATCCTGGTGAACGTCATCGAGCCCGGCTGGGTGCGCACGCCGCTGACCGAGAAGGTGCCGCAGGAGATCCGCGACGCCGCCCTCGCCGAAAGCCTGGTCGGCAGCTTCCTCGACCCCGAGGACATCGCCTCCGCGGTCCTTTATCTATGCGGGCCTGCCGGCAAGCGCGTGACCGGCCAGGTCCTGCGCGTCGATGGCGGCCAGTTCCTTGGTCCCACGTAG
- a CDS encoding enoyl-CoA hydratase/isomerase family protein, which translates to MTETTSYSKVRLEFNEAERTARITLNAPKANIVDRAMIAELFSALDRCAQRELCAVVLAAEGPHFSFGASVQEHLPEHIAETLAALHALIGRIVRMPAPVLAAVHGQCLGGGFELALACDLILADDTAVFAAPEIKLGVFAPAASAILPVRVGASRAATLLLTGESCSAHDAFAMGLVAAVAPAGGLEDLVGTHLETHFVPRSATGLRYAALAARTLVLHAVDYDLPHCEGMYLEELMAAHDAVEGIQAFLEKREPRWYKKSMAEALD; encoded by the coding sequence ATGACCGAGACCACGAGCTACAGCAAGGTCCGCCTGGAGTTCAACGAAGCCGAGCGCACGGCGCGCATCACGCTGAACGCGCCCAAGGCGAACATCGTGGACCGCGCGATGATCGCGGAGTTGTTCTCCGCCCTTGACCGCTGCGCGCAGCGCGAGCTGTGCGCCGTAGTGCTCGCCGCCGAGGGGCCGCATTTCAGCTTCGGCGCCAGCGTGCAGGAGCATCTGCCGGAGCACATCGCGGAAACGCTCGCGGCGTTGCACGCGCTCATCGGGCGCATCGTGCGCATGCCGGCCCCGGTGCTCGCGGCCGTACACGGCCAGTGCCTGGGCGGCGGCTTCGAGCTGGCACTGGCCTGCGACCTGATCCTCGCCGACGACACCGCCGTCTTCGCCGCGCCCGAGATCAAGCTGGGCGTATTCGCGCCGGCGGCCTCGGCGATCCTGCCGGTGCGCGTGGGCGCCTCGCGCGCCGCCACGCTGCTGCTGACGGGCGAGAGCTGCTCCGCGCACGACGCGTTTGCAATGGGCCTGGTCGCCGCGGTCGCGCCCGCGGGCGGGCTCGAAGACCTGGTCGGCACGCATCTCGAGACGCATTTCGTCCCGCGCTCGGCCACGGGCCTGCGCTACGCCGCGCTGGCCGCGCGCACTCTCGTCCTGCACGCGGTCGACTACGACCTGCCGCACTGCGAAGGTATGTACCTCGAGGAGCTGATGGCGGCCCACGATGCCGTCGAAGGCATCCAGGCCTTCCTGGAGAAGCGCGAGCCGCGTTGGTACAAGAAGTCGATGGCCGAAGCCCTCGACTGA
- the oah gene encoding 6-oxocyclohex-1-ene-1-carbonyl-CoA hydratase, protein MKDHNLTAAFTPQHILVERRPARDRAGKPVAGLHNVWITLNNPDELNAYTTEMIKEIILALREASNDRAAVCVVLTGAGTRAFCTGGNTREYAEVYAGAPQEYRQYMRLFNDMVSAVLACDKPVICRVNGMRVGGGQEIGMACDFSVASDLAVFGQAGPRHGSAPDGGSTDFLPLFVGMERAMYSGTLCEPWSAHKFYWLGGLTEIVPAARLDGAWLPNPLVVSERTLDEYGRFVFGDFRTGAAKEEGKKTLARCTVDLALLDEAVERLCTQLLYTMPDCLAKTIESLRKHKLEHWDRNKETNRAWLALNMMTEANAGFRAFHHGDRDHREADFIKLRQRLAEGARWSEELIAEIAPWTAKAPAGAGK, encoded by the coding sequence ATGAAAGACCACAACCTCACCGCGGCGTTCACGCCGCAACACATCCTGGTGGAACGCAGGCCCGCGCGCGACCGCGCCGGCAAGCCCGTCGCCGGCCTGCACAACGTCTGGATCACGCTCAACAATCCCGACGAGCTGAATGCCTACACGACCGAGATGATCAAGGAGATCATCCTCGCGCTGCGCGAAGCCTCGAACGATCGCGCCGCGGTGTGCGTGGTGCTCACCGGCGCCGGCACGCGCGCCTTCTGCACCGGCGGGAACACGCGCGAGTACGCCGAGGTCTACGCCGGCGCGCCGCAGGAGTACCGCCAGTACATGCGGCTGTTCAACGACATGGTCTCGGCCGTGCTCGCCTGCGACAAGCCCGTGATCTGCCGCGTGAACGGCATGCGCGTCGGCGGCGGCCAGGAGATCGGCATGGCATGCGATTTCTCCGTCGCCAGCGACCTCGCAGTCTTCGGCCAGGCCGGCCCGCGGCACGGCTCCGCGCCCGACGGCGGCTCCACCGACTTCCTGCCGCTGTTCGTCGGGATGGAGCGCGCGATGTACTCCGGCACGCTGTGCGAGCCGTGGAGCGCGCACAAGTTCTACTGGCTCGGCGGGCTCACCGAGATCGTCCCGGCGGCGCGCCTGGACGGCGCCTGGCTCCCGAACCCGCTGGTCGTGAGCGAGCGCACGCTCGACGAGTACGGCCGCTTCGTCTTCGGCGACTTCAGGACCGGCGCGGCGAAAGAGGAAGGGAAGAAGACGCTGGCACGCTGCACCGTCGACCTCGCGCTGCTCGACGAGGCGGTGGAGAGACTCTGCACGCAGCTGCTTTACACCATGCCCGACTGCCTGGCAAAGACCATCGAGAGCCTGCGCAAGCACAAGCTCGAGCACTGGGACCGCAACAAGGAGACCAACCGTGCCTGGCTCGCGCTCAACATGATGACCGAGGCCAACGCCGGCTTCCGTGCGTTCCACCACGGCGACCGCGACCACCGCGAAGCCGACTTCATCAAGCTGCGGCAGCGGCTGGCCGAGGGCGCGCGCTGGAGCGAGGAGCTCATCGCCGAGATCGCGCCCTGGACCGCCAAGGCGCCGGCCGGGGCGGGAAAATGA
- the had gene encoding 6-hydroxycyclohex-1-ene-1-carbonyl-CoA dehydrogenase translates to MQPAYGYELTAVGAALARCELALAPAPDEVVIEVAGCGVCHTDVGFAYDGVPTRHALPLVLGHEISGRVVETGELAARWMGKSVIVPAVIPCGKCPACLAGRPTICAKQFMPGNDGHGGFATHVRVSARGLCEVPEQLPSGVTAEMLSVVADAVTTPYEAIRRSGLSADDVAVFVGVGGVGGFGVQIAAARGAAVVAVDVEPDRLALAAQHGASLAVNARELDEKELKKRVRAFAKESGKRGIGTKVFETSGTPAGQQTAFSLLDFGGYLAVVGFTPKKAELRLSNLMALDATARGNWGCPPEQYPAALQLVLDGKVALAPYVESHPLDEAPQVLEAVAHHALTRRVILKPSRNGGKP, encoded by the coding sequence ATGCAGCCGGCCTACGGGTATGAGCTGACCGCGGTCGGCGCTGCGCTCGCGCGCTGCGAGCTCGCGCTCGCGCCCGCGCCCGACGAGGTGGTCATCGAAGTCGCGGGCTGCGGCGTCTGCCACACCGACGTCGGCTTCGCTTACGACGGCGTGCCGACGCGCCACGCGCTGCCGCTCGTGCTCGGGCACGAGATCAGCGGCCGCGTGGTCGAGACCGGCGAACTCGCCGCGCGATGGATGGGAAAGAGCGTCATCGTGCCGGCGGTGATCCCGTGCGGCAAGTGTCCCGCCTGCCTGGCGGGGCGGCCGACCATCTGCGCCAAACAATTCATGCCCGGCAACGACGGCCACGGCGGCTTCGCCACGCACGTTCGCGTCTCGGCGCGCGGGCTGTGCGAAGTGCCGGAACAACTGCCGTCCGGCGTGACCGCCGAGATGCTCTCGGTGGTTGCGGACGCCGTGACGACGCCCTACGAAGCGATCCGGCGCTCCGGACTGAGCGCGGATGACGTTGCCGTCTTCGTCGGCGTGGGCGGCGTCGGCGGATTCGGCGTGCAGATCGCCGCCGCGCGTGGCGCGGCCGTCGTCGCGGTCGACGTCGAGCCGGACCGGCTCGCGCTCGCTGCGCAGCACGGCGCGTCGCTCGCCGTCAACGCGCGCGAGCTGGACGAGAAAGAATTGAAGAAGCGCGTGCGCGCCTTCGCCAAAGAGAGCGGCAAGCGCGGCATCGGCACGAAAGTCTTCGAGACCAGCGGCACCCCGGCCGGCCAGCAGACGGCATTCAGCCTGCTCGATTTCGGGGGCTACCTGGCCGTGGTCGGCTTCACGCCGAAGAAAGCCGAGCTGCGGCTTTCGAACCTGATGGCGCTCGACGCCACCGCGCGCGGCAACTGGGGCTGCCCGCCGGAGCAGTATCCGGCGGCGTTGCAGCTCGTGCTCGATGGCAAGGTCGCGCTCGCGCCCTACGTCGAGTCGCATCCGCTCGACGAGGCCCCGCAAGTGCTCGAGGCAGTCGCACATCACGCGCTCACCCGCCGCGTCATCCTGAAACCTTCGCGCAACGGAGGCAAGCCATGA